One genomic window of Manduca sexta isolate Smith_Timp_Sample1 chromosome 4, JHU_Msex_v1.0, whole genome shotgun sequence includes the following:
- the LOC115442444 gene encoding protein ALP1-like produces the protein MRSGLIIAALYYLSQENKNRRRRRLHVHPLIEQRAVAGEFVLLYGTLRADESKFFNYFRMSTRTFDELLAKIQDKLVHCSLRIVPIPPIERLMVTLRFLATGRTYTDLQYSFRMGIATISKIVDEVCKVTWNTLHNECIPSNTPDMWLNIANGFLQKTNFPNCIGAIDGKHIRIVNPTGGGSIFYNYKNFYSIVLLAMCDADYCFTYVNIGAYGKSSDSTIFQNSTLYRSLEQNTLNIPRPKPLPGTNTPVEHVIVGDGAFGISNKILKPYARSNMTHKKKIFNYRLSRSRRYIESTFGIMTNKFRVFHTPINVSFDVTKNIVKACCVLHNFIRLRDGYRIEDTLTIEGMVDLPAVPTNRSGHALREHFAEYFVSPIGSVPWQDSCIF, from the exons ATGCGGAGTGGGTTAATTATTGCTGCTTTGTACTATCTAtcccaagaaaataaaaaccggCGACGACGAAGACTCCATGTTCATCCATTGATTGAGCAGAGAGCCGTTGCAGGAGAATTTGTCTTGTTATATGGCACTTTGAGGGCTGACGAAAGTAAATTCTTTAATTACTTTCGAATGTCAACTAGAACTTTTGACGAATTACTGGCAAAGATACAGGATAAACTGGTCCATTGCAGCTTACGAATCGTGCCTATACCACCGATTGAACGACTAATGGTGACTTTaag atttctTGCTACGGGTCGAACATATACGGATTTGCAGTATTCATTTAGGATGGGAATCGCAACAATCAGTAAGATCGTGGACGAAGTGTGTAAAGTAACATGGAACACGCTACACAATGAATGCATACCATCAAATACACCTGATATGTGGCTAAATATTGCTAACGGTTTTCTACAAAAGACCAACTTTCCAAATTGTATTGGAGCTATTGATGGCAAGCACATCCGAATCGTAAATCCAACCGGTGGTGGATCAATATTCTACAACTATAAAAATTTTTACTCCATTGTTCTGCTGGCTATGTGCGATGCAGATTATTGTTTTACATATGTAAACATTGGAGCATATGGGAAAAGCTCGGACTCGACTATATTTCAAAACAGTACACTCTACAGGAGCCTTGAAcaaaacactttaaatattCCTAGACCGAAGCCATTGCCTGGAACAAATACTCCAGTTGAACATGTAATTGTGGGTGATGGTGCTTTTGGCATATCCAATAAAATTCTAAAGCCATATGCACGATCCAATATGACccacaagaaaaaaatatttaattatagactGAGCCGTAGTAGACGATACATAGAATCTACATTTGGTATAATGACAAACAAGTTCAGAGTGTTTCATACACCTATTAATGTGAGTTTTGATGTTACAAAGAATATAGTTAAAGCATGCTGCGTATTGCATAACTTTATAAGACTTCGCGATGGTTATCGTATAGAAGACACACTTACAATTGAGGGTATGGTAGACCTGCCAGCTGTACCTACAAACAGGTCTGGACACGCTCTGCGAGAACATTTTGCTGAGTACTTTGTTAGCCCTATTGGAAGCGTGCCCTGGCAAGATTCGTGTATATTTTAA
- the LOC119190490 gene encoding uncharacterized protein LOC119190490: MANREVDTSRVIDEVRLRKKLWDASDPLYKNKDARNKAWEDIADTLFENISGEEKQQLGKLVQQRWKTARDAFFRTKNAMKKTPSGSAAPKYKKYIYYDELSFLAPTVENEVDESLNETIPSPSLPSPLANIDNTLDSMVSSEHSQDSDIFTQQVFSNTQQGEQNDRGVDSPSSQKPWLKKRKRRAPKTNPESSPFEKELLTLLSNQTPDLAADDLAFFASLGPILKSFDVGQKLEFRSRVLREATNIRNWNRPNSSNSSYSNDARSTFDTYASSYNYQTPGYSGYETNDANPGNSGYQTARRTDE; this comes from the exons ATGGCGAATCGCGAAGTGGATACAAGTCGAGTTATCGATGAGGTACGCCTGAGGAAGAAATTGTGGGATGCATCCGATCCACTCTACAAAAATAAAGATGCAAGAAACAAAGCCTGGGAGGATATTGCGGACACATTGTTCGAAAATATTTCAGGAGAAGAAAAACAACAACTTG gCAAACTAGTCCAACAAAGATGGAAAACAGCCCGTGATGCGTTTTTTAGAACAAAGAACGCAATGAAAAAAACGCCTTCTGGAAGTGCTGCaccaaaatacaaaaagtacatTTATTATGACGAATTAAGCTTCCTAGCTCCAACAGTTGAGAATGAAGTTGATGAATCACTCAATGAAACCATACCCTCCCCTTCCCTTCCCTCACCCTTAGCAAATATAGATAACACATTGGATAGTATGGTATCTTCAGAACACTCTCAAGATTCTGATATATTCACGCAGCAAGTTTTTTCAAACACTCAGCAGGGTGAGCAGAATGACCGTGGTGTTGATTCACCATCATCACAAAAACCTTGGCTGAAAAAGAGAAAAAGAAGGGCCCCGAAAACAAATCCAGAAAGTTCTCCTTTTGAAAAggaattattaactttattaagtAATCAAACACCAGATCTTGCCGCAGACGACCTGGCTTTTTTCGCTTCTTTAGGTCCAATCTTAAAAAGTTTTGATGTAGGACAAAAGCTGGAGTTTAGATCGAGAGTGCTGCGCGAAGCCACGAATATTCGAAATTGGAACAGACCAAATAGCTCAAATAGCTCTTACTCTAATGACGCAAGATCTACATTCGACACGTATGCATCATCATACAATTATCAGACTCCAGGTTACTCAGGGTACGAAACCAATGATGCAAATCCAGGTAACTCTGGTTATCAAACAGCTAGACGTACtgatgaataa